The Pseudophaeobacter arcticus DSM 23566 genome includes a region encoding these proteins:
- a CDS encoding L,D-transpeptidase, protein MISRRAFSTSALAAFSAAPLSGLVRPSPALAKEAPVFDPTPQYVRIKKEFLPGEILILPRSYYLYFVTEQRKAIRYGVGVGKAGLEFTGSAVIQRKQEWPSWRPTQEMIERSPRSYGRFANNSYVQPGGPDNPLGARALYLYQNGVDTYFRIHGTTQPETIGSSASNGCIRMLNEHVTDLYNRVPIGTKVTVL, encoded by the coding sequence ATGATTTCTCGCCGCGCGTTTTCCACCTCTGCCCTGGCGGCATTTTCCGCCGCCCCCCTGTCCGGTCTGGTCCGGCCAAGCCCCGCCCTGGCCAAAGAGGCGCCGGTCTTTGATCCCACACCGCAATATGTGCGGATCAAAAAGGAGTTTCTCCCCGGTGAGATCCTGATCCTGCCCCGATCATACTACCTTTATTTCGTGACCGAACAACGCAAGGCCATTCGCTATGGCGTCGGGGTTGGCAAGGCCGGCCTGGAATTCACCGGCAGTGCCGTCATCCAGCGCAAACAGGAATGGCCCAGCTGGCGCCCCACCCAGGAGATGATCGAACGGAGTCCGCGCAGCTATGGGCGGTTTGCCAACAATAGCTATGTACAGCCAGGCGGACCGGACAATCCGCTGGGCGCACGGGCGCTCTATCTCTATCAAAACGGGGTGGACACCTACTTCCGCATCCATGGCACCACCCAGCCGGAGACAATTGGCTCATCGGCCTCCAATGGCTGTATCCGGATGCTGAACGAACATGTGACCGATCTTTACAATCGGGTCCCCATCGGCACCAAGGTCACAGTCTTGTAG